A window from Rhizobium sp. N324 encodes these proteins:
- a CDS encoding haloacid dehalogenase type II: MTLSRPKYITFDCYGTLTNFQMAEAARDLYSDQLDEPRMAEFVRNFAAYRLDEVLGDWKPYAEVVHNSIERSCKRNGIKFRDEDARSVYERVPTWGPHADVPAGLAKVAKEIPLVILSNAMNSQIMSNVEKLGAPFHAVYTAEQAQAYKPRLQAFEYMFDMLGCGPDDVVHCSSSFRYDHMSANDIGIKNKVWVNRRHEPANPFYGYVEIADISGLPGVFGL; the protein is encoded by the coding sequence ATGACCCTCTCGCGTCCGAAATACATCACCTTCGACTGCTACGGCACGCTGACCAACTTCCAGATGGCGGAAGCGGCGCGCGACCTTTACAGCGATCAGCTCGACGAGCCGCGCATGGCCGAGTTCGTCCGCAACTTCGCCGCCTATCGCCTCGACGAGGTTCTGGGCGACTGGAAGCCCTATGCCGAGGTCGTTCACAATTCGATCGAGCGCAGCTGCAAACGCAACGGCATCAAGTTCAGGGACGAAGACGCCCGCTCGGTCTATGAGCGCGTGCCGACCTGGGGTCCGCATGCCGATGTGCCGGCCGGCCTTGCGAAGGTCGCCAAGGAGATCCCGCTGGTGATCCTGTCGAACGCCATGAATTCGCAGATCATGTCGAATGTCGAAAAGCTCGGCGCTCCGTTCCATGCGGTCTACACGGCCGAACAGGCGCAAGCCTACAAGCCGCGGCTGCAGGCCTTTGAATATATGTTCGACATGCTCGGCTGCGGCCCCGACGATGTCGTGCACTGCTCCTCGTCGTTCCGCTATGACCATATGTCGGCCAACGATATCGGCATCAAGAACAAGGTGTGGGTCAACCGCCGCCATGAACCCGCCAACCCGTTCTATGGCTATGTCGAGATCGCCGACATTTCCGGCCTGCCGGGCGTTTTCGGTCTCTAA